The genomic region ATACCGGATCGTGCAGAATGGGGAGTGAGGGAACTTTCCTTCCCGGGTCCCGCAGGTTCCCGGTACGTGAGATACACCTGAACCCGGCCGTTACCGGAGTCTGATCATGAATAACAGAAACGAATTTCCGGAGAGGATGCCCTGCAATCTCATCATCATCGGAATGCCCGGTGCCGGCAAGAGCACGCTCGGGGTGATTCTTGCAAAGACGCTGGGATGGAAATTCTGCGATACCGATCTCGCCATCCAGGAAAGCACCGGCCGGCTCCTGCAGGATATCATCGATAGTGACGGGATCGAGGCTTTCAAAAAGATCGAGGAAGCTGCCCTCTGTTTCCTCGACTATCACCATGCGGTCATCGCCACCGGGGGAAGCGCGGTCTTCAGCAATCCGGCAATGATGCACCTGAAAACCGGAGGAACCGTCATCTACCTGAAGATCACGTTCGACGAGATGGCAAAGCGGCTCGGCAATATCACGACCCGGGGGATCGTGCTGGGGAACGGCGAGAGCCTTCTGGAAATGTACAGCGAACGGGTTCCGTTGTATGAGAAGTATGCCGACATAACGGTCGAGTGTTCCGGGGAACCGTTCGAGACCGTGGTCGAGAAGATCATTGCCGGGCTCTCCCGGGCCGGGTTTTCCCGGTAAAGCGGGGAGTTTTTGGGATTTGGTTGCGGAACCTCCGTATCAAAAAAGGGAATGAACCGGCAGATTCGCCCGGGCGGAGACCGGGGCCGGCTATACTTTCCTGAGCGTGTCGATGGATGCAGTATTGGGGCTGCCGTCGTATACGTACGTCAGTTCGATCTCACCGGAACCGAGGATCTCCCCAAAACTGTACCCGCCATTCGTCTCGGTCATGATCAGGGTCCTGCCATCGCGAGCGATGATACCGGAACAGTCTGCTTTTGTCTGGTTGGTTCCCGTGCCAAAGACGAACGTACCTGCAACAATGCGGCCTTTCTGCTCTGTTATGATCATCGACATCGTGGCATTGCCATAGTTCGTGAAACCCCGGGCCGGTGCATAGCCGGCCATGGTGCCGGTCCAGGTACCGGTAATGTCCGGTATGACCGCCGCTGATGCGGCGGCCGGTGGAGCTGGTGCCTGTACGGCAACCGCGGGCGCGGCAGGCGATGGGGTCGTGCACCCGGAAACGAATACCGCGAAGACGATGAAAAGAGCAAGGACTGCGAGCTTCATACGAACGGTTGTTCGCGGGAAAACGGGATAAAGCTGAAGGTTTCAGAAGATCTGCTGTACGCCTGCCCGGCAACTCCCAGGAGCACTCCTGCCGGCAGAATGTCTGCCGGACCTCCGGTTTTAACAGGTCCGGGGAATCTCCCGATTGTTCAGATGATACTCAGGGATTTGACCGGCAGTTTCTTTTTCGCAAGCCAGAAACAGAGAACCAGGCGCAGCGACATGGAGACGAGCATTCCCATGCAGACCCCGAGCAGCCCGTAATAATAGCAGAAGAGCGAGCCAAGGCCTATCAGGGTTACGATCTCGGCAATGATGAAGACCGTTACCTGGTTTTCAAATCCCGTGTACGTCAGCAGCTGGTCAGGCAGATCCCCGATGGCATTCAGGGTGACCGCGATGACAGAAACGCAGAGGGGCAGGCTTGCGACCACATAGCCCGGCCCGAAAATGCCGAGGATCTGCTCCCGGAAGATGATGATTCCTGCAGCAAGGACAACCGCGATTGCCACGTTGAAGAGATTGGTATTATTGATCCGCCTCTGGAGTTCGGCCTGCTGGTCCGGGGAACCGAACATCTTGCTGATGTGGGGGATGACGTATTTCGATGTGGCGCTCGGGAAAATGAAGAAAAATTCCGTAATGGACAGGATGGCCACGTACAGTCCTACCATCTCCTCATTGCTGCCAATGCCTTCCACAACATACAGGTCCAGGTACCCCCCGAGAGCATAGATCGTGCCGAGAATCACAAGGCCCGCTGCATCCTTGTACCAGATCCTGGCATCTTCTGCAGATACCCGGGCTTTCAGGGCGGTCGATACCCGCTCGAGAATATTCTTCTTTCTGAGAATAAAGGGAAGCAGCCCGAGAAGAATAGTCAGGAGCGAGACAATGACCCAGGCCGCGATGACTATCTCGTTGGTGAAGGAGTCGCTGACATAGTACACCGCAGTGAGGGCGATAACGATTAAGACACTGTACCGGATTACGACGTCGATGCACGTGGATACGATGACGCGGTCTTCGCCGAGAAGGTAATCGATGATGAGGAGGGCAACAGCAGCAACCGGTGCCATCAGGAGGAAATACATCGCCATGTGGAAGTACAAAAGATTGGCAATGCTGCCGTTGAAGAAGAAGAAGACCACTGCCGCGATGATGAGGTAATAGACAAAGAACCCGGCAAGAACCAGCTTGATGTTCCATTTGATGAACGCGTGGAGTTTCTCGGTCTCGCCGCTCTCCTTGTAGAGGGGCACGTATTTCCGTACCGTATCATTCGTGCCAAGGAGCAGAAGCGTGGTAAGGCCGGTGAGTACCCCGATGGCAACCCCGTAATCCCCGAACATCTGCATGCTCATGTGATGGGCAAGAATCACATTCAGGACGTACCGCAGGATGTACGACAGCAGGCCGAGGATGAAGAGAATAATTACCATCAGCATAGGAACTCATCCATCTGATCACGTGTTGCTCCGGGTATATTGGCGGACAAATCCTTATATTGTTTGCCCGATGGTTTCCCAGGCCTTCAAGCACGATGCCACTGCCGGGTACGGGGTTGCGGGTTTTTGCAGGCCGGGGATATGGCCGGACCCGGGATCACTGCAACCATGATCGGGGCGATCTTGTGTATACCGGCTGAGATCGTTTCTCGTAACCGCTCCGTTCTTCTCCACGGGAGAGATCGTGTTCCACCATCCAGGTTCAATTTCCCGGATAAAAAGAAGAATGCCGGAATGTTCTTTCCGGTTCCTTTGATCAGGGCCGCATCTATTGCCGGGATCTCAGGGGGTTTCTGTTTCCGCTGGCCGGTACCGGTTAAAAAATCATGATACGCTCATGCAGGTCTTTTGTCCGGGCCGGCAATCCCGAAGAGCGCCCGCACTACCGGGATTCTTTTGAGGATCTCGTAGCAGGCAAATGTCAGGATGAAACTGAAGAGAACGATCGAGAGGAACTGCAGGGCCGGGGGAATGGCCAGCATCACCACGTAATAGGCAATCGCCACAAGGATTGCCTCGTGAATAATATACACCGTATACGCGGCCGCACCGAGATATTCGGTGAACGGGTTCGAAACATCCGCCAGGTGCCTGCCCGCTCCCATCAGCGCAAGAACCCCGGTCCACCCGGTCAGGACATAAACCGGGGATGACCCCCAGAAGACTTCGGAATGCCCAAGGTATATTCCATATATCCACATCAAGCTGATGGTCAGGACAATCCATGCAGCCATGAGCACGGCCCAGTATTTTTCCAGCTGAGCCTGGACAGCATTCCGGGAAAACAGGTAGTACCCGAAAAGAAAGATGGCAAGATACGAGATAAACGAATATCCAGCCACATTGAGGCCGGCAAAGTTCAAGAGCCAGACCGGGATGAACAGGAGACAGGGAACAAGAAGATTCTCTTCGTGACAGGAAACGCGATGTCCTGCCAGTCGCCGGCCGAGAATGATCACACCAAGTGCGATGACGGAGATGAAAAATAAAAAGATGATAAACCAGAGGTGGTCAACGCTGAAATCTCCCATGGTTCCGTTCTGGTACTGGATGCCCGCAATGGAAGTGAAGAAATGCACAAACGCACCGAAAAAGCTCCCGGTATAACCGGTGTGGAATTTCAGGGCATAGTATGCAATAACCGGGCAGACGAAGACCACGCCTGCCAGGAACGGGACGAGGAGTCGGGTGACCCGTTCTTTCAGGTACACGCGGGGCGTACGCTTCTCCAGGGCAAATTTTGCGCTCAGCCCGGCGATGCAGAACAAAAGCGGCATGATCCAGGGTTCGGCAGCAACCGCAAGACAATGGGCGGCAACGGACGTGTAATCCGACAGGACATAATAGCCGTACCACCCGCCGCAGAATACGAATGCGGCATGAATCGGGAAGAGCAGGAGGATACAGATCCACCGAAGATTGTCGATATAATGCAACCGGACCATGAACTATTCAGGTATGGAATCCATCGGAAGAATAGTATTCCTATGTTACCGGACCTTTTGAAATCCCCGGGATACCGGACGGGAACTGATGCTCCCCTGCCCGCGTTACGAGAAATTCCGCTTTCCAGAACGTACCCTGCGGCAGATCCAATGCGGGGATTACGCCGGTTCACCAGTTCCCGGGCCGGATAAAACGCCATCATTACAATTAACAGTGGCCCCGTGCCGGCGCGGAGATCTAAAAAAACTCAGCCGTTTCAAAAACCATTTCTCCCGGGCAATTGGTTTTTTGCTCTTTAGAAATCATTCGTGTTGCGAACTCAATGAAGTTTGTGAGTGTGACCCCCTCTCTCCCCCTAAGGAGGAGGCAGCCCAGGGTAGTAAGCCCCCTTGCCCCTCATTTTAAATCATATAAATTTTCGTAAGATTGTGCTCCACGGGGCGAGCCCCGATGAAGCGGCGAGCGCCCGTGGCCCTATCCCAATTCAATTCCTCCTTTTTTGCAGGTTTTCTCCAGAGCGTTTTTTACCCCGGTTCTGTCACGCAAAGCCACAGGAATTTCCATACTACCGGAAGAAATGACATCCGGTGATGATGCCAGATGAAGTATTACGATACTCCCGGACAGCGGGTCATGAAAATCCCCCTGACAATGTGATCGCCCCAAGCGGTGTTGAACACTCACGGACAACCGCGGACTGCCCGCGATTAACCGGATAAAAAAGAGAGTGAGATAGTTACCGGATCTTTGCTGCTGCAATACCGGCCAGTTGTTTTGCAGTCTCGTAATCGGCTGCCGTGCCGTTGGTCCAGAAGTACTGGTACACATCTTTCTTCACAAACGAGATCAGGTACATCTGGGTGTTGTCGGATCTGTCGGTGATCTTCAGCGCACGGCTGGAATCCCCGATGGTTGAGAGGGGTATTTCCTCAAACGTGAGATTTGCATCATTCTCCCTGATAGTCCAGTTTTTGTAGATATTTACGGTGTCAGGGACGATGAGCGAGATATTCTGGGCAGGATATACAGAGACCGTCTGGGTGATGACCGTTCCCGGAAGCGAGGCGGGATCATTTTTCAGGTAAAGGGCATACGATCCTTTCTTCCACCCGTGATCGAGCGCCCACGAGCGCATCTCGGAGACATTCCGTTCGCCTTTTTCAATTACCGAAAAATTTGCCGGGAGATCCGAGGCCTGCAGGATGACCTGCGAGGGCTCGACTGCGGAGATGTTCCCGGCAGGGGCCGGGGATTGCGATGTGCATCCGGCAATCCCGGCCGAGAGAAGAATAAAAAATATCGCCAGGAGGGCGAGAAGGGATTTTGCTTGCATGTTCATACCAATACTATACCCCCGGGAAACGGATAATGATTGCCGGCCCGGTACACCCGGCATCAAACCGGAACCGGGGGTGCACCGTTTCTCTGGCGGAACCCGGGCACCGGATAGAGCCATAATACATCCATCGCGGTTTTGAAGTCTTACGAAAAAGGGAAATCCATCCGGTTAAAAACGTTCGATTCTCTGCATCCTGGTGTCGACAAAGTTCAGTTTATCCATAAGCACGTTCAGCCCAATTTTTGCATCGTCGATAACCGTGGCACCGGTGACAACGATCTTTCCCGAGGAGAAGAGGAGGAATACGATCTTCGGTTCCTTTATCCTGCAGACAAGCCCCGGAAATGCTTCGGGTTCATACTCGACCTGTTCGGTATCCATCAGGGCATTTGTGATCCGGACAAGGTTGAGGGGAAATCCCAGATCATACGTGCAGACAATGTTGGTGATCCGGAGTTGCGGAACTTCCCTGCAGGGGATCCCGGCTTTTGTGAAATGAAAAAGAAGATTCTGTAATGCAAGGGGAATATCTTCAATCTTCTTCTGGCCCGTGAGCACGATCCTGCCCGAAGCAAAAACAAGAGCAGCGGATTTTGGGTTTTCCATATGGATTACCGCACCGGGAAATTTCTTTTTTGAGAAAGTACAGTTCGGAATAGTGTTCCCGATATGCTCCAGGTCAATGGTTTCTGCAACCGAGCCGGCAGAGACGATATTCTGGATCTTCAATGAGCGGTTCTCACTTGTTTTCATGAGATAATTTGGCCGGAAGTACCTATTAAAAAGTAACTTCTCCGGTGATGAGAACGGGAAAGGGCCCCGGTTTGTTTATAATTATTAAAACAGTTCCCCGGGGTATTCTCCGGGCCTCTGGGGATTGCGGGTTTCAAATGACGGTATCTGCCAGCAGGGGATTAGGTAAAATGGAATTCCATTTTGTCCTTTAACAGAATCCCTTCAGAATGGCTGTGCGATCCGTACAGGAAACAATCAACCGGATTTCCCTCGGCCTGGCAGCTCCCGTTCTTCCGGTCCAGGCAATCCCGGCAGGTCGGGACTATCTTATCCGGGAGATCGGCAAAATGCAGCTTCCAGGTTGGAAGATCGATTTCACCGGCATTGAGCAACAGGGTAAGATTGGCAAAATCCGTGGGCATGGTTGATCACAATACTATTTTTTGATTATTATATGACTCCATGGCTTGCGACACGATTAACCTGCCGGTACAATTCCGGCATCTTCCCACCGGTTCTCATTTTTAAACCCCTCGTGCGATTAGCATGATACCCCGGGTTCTGCCAACAGCACCGTGGAGATCGGCCGCACATTCCCGCAAAAAAGTTAATGTTCCCGGACTTTTCCGGCCGGGGCTGCAGGATCTGCCCTGCCGATGAACCACCCGACCCCGGCCGGGATCAGGACCATCAGGAGATAATACAAAAGCACGTGCGGGGCGTAATATGCTGCGGGTTTTAAGAGCTGCACGATGAAGAGGTAATCGAGCAGAACGGCAATCAGCATCCACATGATTCCCACGCCGGCATAATACCGCAGGGACAGGGATTTCCGGGTATGGAACCACCACCAGGTGACGACAAGGGTGAACGGGGTGAATACAATCGTGAGAGTCAGGCCGAGAACTGGTGCAAGCGGGGTGAAGTACAGGATCATCCCCGCAAGGTACCCGGCAAGCCAGAAGAAGATCCCGAGTCCCACGGTATCCTTAAGGATCTGCTGCATATGATTCGTTTGGAGAGGGATGTGATGAGGATTGCGGGAGCAGGCCGGGTTGCAGACAAGATCTCGCAGGACCGGGAATAACCGGGCGAAGACCGTCATCTGGTACCGGACACATTCCATACATTCCCGGTAAAATGAGCAGAAACTGTACCAGCATTTTTAGGTACGGAAAAAACCGGCCGGCACGCGAATCTCGAACCGGGCTCCTGTGCCCGGCACCCCGGTCTCCCGGATGGTGATACCGGTAAGGGTCAGGATCTCCCGTACAAGGAACATCCCAAGGCCGGTGTTCTTTCCAAAGCCCCGCTCGAAGATGAGCTCTTTTTCATTTTCAACAATGCCGACGCCGTTATCTTCCCATACCACGATGAGATCTTTGTCCGAAGGGTGAGAAGTTACCCGGATTTCAGAAACCCGCTCGCCATGCCGGATGGAATTGTCGAGA from uncultured Methanoregula sp. harbors:
- a CDS encoding TATA-box-binding protein, with amino-acid sequence MKTSENRSLKIQNIVSAGSVAETIDLEHIGNTIPNCTFSKKKFPGAVIHMENPKSAALVFASGRIVLTGQKKIEDIPLALQNLLFHFTKAGIPCREVPQLRITNIVCTYDLGFPLNLVRITNALMDTEQVEYEPEAFPGLVCRIKEPKIVFLLFSSGKIVVTGATVIDDAKIGLNVLMDKLNFVDTRMQRIERF
- a CDS encoding shikimate kinase, yielding MNNRNEFPERMPCNLIIIGMPGAGKSTLGVILAKTLGWKFCDTDLAIQESTGRLLQDIIDSDGIEAFKKIEEAALCFLDYHHAVIATGGSAVFSNPAMMHLKTGGTVIYLKITFDEMAKRLGNITTRGIVLGNGESLLEMYSERVPLYEKYADITVECSGEPFETVVEKIIAGLSRAGFSR
- a CDS encoding oligosaccharide flippase family protein translates to MLMVIILFILGLLSYILRYVLNVILAHHMSMQMFGDYGVAIGVLTGLTTLLLLGTNDTVRKYVPLYKESGETEKLHAFIKWNIKLVLAGFFVYYLIIAAVVFFFFNGSIANLLYFHMAMYFLLMAPVAAVALLIIDYLLGEDRVIVSTCIDVVIRYSVLIVIALTAVYYVSDSFTNEIVIAAWVIVSLLTILLGLLPFILRKKNILERVSTALKARVSAEDARIWYKDAAGLVILGTIYALGGYLDLYVVEGIGSNEEMVGLYVAILSITEFFFIFPSATSKYVIPHISKMFGSPDQQAELQRRINNTNLFNVAIAVVLAAGIIIFREQILGIFGPGYVVASLPLCVSVIAVTLNAIGDLPDQLLTYTGFENQVTVFIIAEIVTLIGLGSLFCYYYGLLGVCMGMLVSMSLRLVLCFWLAKKKLPVKSLSII
- a CDS encoding acyltransferase family protein produces the protein MVRLHYIDNLRWICILLLFPIHAAFVFCGGWYGYYVLSDYTSVAAHCLAVAAEPWIMPLLFCIAGLSAKFALEKRTPRVYLKERVTRLLVPFLAGVVFVCPVIAYYALKFHTGYTGSFFGAFVHFFTSIAGIQYQNGTMGDFSVDHLWFIIFLFFISVIALGVIILGRRLAGHRVSCHEENLLVPCLLFIPVWLLNFAGLNVAGYSFISYLAIFLFGYYLFSRNAVQAQLEKYWAVLMAAWIVLTISLMWIYGIYLGHSEVFWGSSPVYVLTGWTGVLALMGAGRHLADVSNPFTEYLGAAAYTVYIIHEAILVAIAYYVVMLAIPPALQFLSIVLFSFILTFACYEILKRIPVVRALFGIAGPDKRPA